From a region of the Hallerella porci genome:
- a CDS encoding PDDEXK nuclease domain-containing protein produces MSKKEMKKPIQNHEFQFGEVLNIIQTHQKKAASVVNEQMILTAWAVGEYVSNKLKNKAWGSKVVTELSEYICTKQPDLKGFGKRHIYNMVKFYDEYSSPSFYETVCRYLPKTMAQNQSVLIEDKSNTSKNQIIQQHVEQIQPTEIVQSLIAQLGKILSLTTFTNHLIILTNCKTYEERLFYILYANKERLSTRELRRCIENQTYSSLLSDKKSLSKGMLEAYPNANFLLKDTLFVDFLGLPQKHSESKLKKGLLEHMKEFILELGKDFIFMDQEYNLQVGSSTYKADLLFYHRGLQALVAVELKKTKFNPRDLGQLEFYLEALDRDVKRSNENPSIGILLCPSADKVVVEYAMSRSMSPTMIAEYKRILIPQEQMQRMLNEFCSFYEKEEKSTPRNLNP; encoded by the coding sequence ATGAGTAAAAAAGAAATGAAAAAGCCAATACAAAACCACGAATTTCAATTCGGTGAAGTATTAAATATTATTCAAACTCATCAAAAGAAAGCCGCTTCTGTTGTAAATGAACAGATGATTTTAACAGCATGGGCAGTGGGTGAATATGTTTCTAACAAGCTTAAAAACAAGGCTTGGGGCAGCAAAGTTGTAACGGAACTTTCAGAATACATATGCACAAAGCAGCCTGACTTAAAAGGTTTTGGAAAGCGGCATATTTATAACATGGTAAAGTTCTACGATGAATATTCTTCGCCATCATTTTACGAAACAGTTTGCAGGTATCTGCCCAAAACAATGGCACAGAATCAGAGTGTTTTAATTGAAGATAAATCAAATACAAGCAAAAATCAAATAATACAGCAACATGTTGAACAAATACAGCCAACTGAAATTGTGCAATCACTGATTGCACAATTAGGAAAAATTTTATCTCTTACAACCTTTACAAACCATTTAATTATTTTAACCAACTGCAAAACATACGAAGAACGTTTGTTTTATATCCTTTATGCGAATAAAGAGCGTTTATCCACAAGAGAACTACGCCGTTGCATAGAAAACCAAACCTATTCATCACTTCTTTCTGACAAGAAATCCCTTTCAAAAGGAATGCTTGAAGCATACCCCAATGCAAACTTTTTACTTAAAGACACATTGTTTGTAGACTTTTTGGGGTTGCCGCAAAAGCACAGCGAATCAAAACTTAAAAAAGGTTTGCTTGAACACATGAAAGAATTTATTCTTGAACTGGGTAAAGATTTTATCTTTATGGATCAGGAATATAATTTGCAAGTAGGTTCATCTACTTACAAGGCAGATTTACTTTTCTATCACAGAGGTTTGCAGGCTCTTGTTGCTGTCGAACTTAAAAAGACAAAATTTAATCCTAGAGATTTAGGTCAATTGGAATTTTATTTAGAAGCCCTTGACCGAGATGTAAAACGTTCAAATGAAAATCCATCTATTGGAATTTTATTGTGCCCAAGTGCAGATAAAGTTGTTGTTGAATATGCCATGAGCCGAAGTATGTCTCCTACGATGATTGCCGAATACAAGCGCATTTTAATTCCACAGGAACAAATGCAGCGCATGTTGAATGAATTCTGCTCTTTCTATGAAAAAGAAGAAAAATCTACCCCAAGAAACTTAAACCCATGA
- a CDS encoding winged helix-turn-helix transcriptional regulator, protein MTENQNTEYKLILTDKFERAAVSFLNSKMGGVLYIGIDDDGKFNILAYLFADQNGTVNANGGINGSVNDTKNGTVNLLESERLVLEEIKRNPHVTMNEIVIVTDISRRTVARALKTLQEKQIICRIGADKNGHWKIINE, encoded by the coding sequence ATGACAGAAAACCAGAACACAGAATACAAGCTCATATTAACCGATAAATTTGAGCGCGCTGCTGTTTCTTTTTTGAACAGCAAAATGGGTGGTGTGCTTTATATTGGAATTGACGATGACGGAAAATTTAATATCCTTGCATATCTTTTTGCAGACCAAAACGGCACTGTAAATGCAAATGGCGGAATAAATGGCTCTGTAAATGACACTAAAAACGGCACTGTAAATCTTTTAGAATCAGAACGCCTTGTTTTAGAAGAAATAAAAAGAAATCCCCACGTTACAATGAATGAAATTGTTATTGTAACAGATATTTCCAGACGAACAGTTGCAAGGGCTTTAAAAACCTTGCAGGAAAAGCAAATTATTTGCCGAATTGGAGCCGATAAAAACGGACATTGGAAAATCATTAACGAATAA
- a CDS encoding PDDEXK nuclease domain-containing protein — protein MSENKNELTEFAPLVEDIKSVIFTGRDLAYNATNRAIVLTYWNVGKRIVLQEQKGNARAEYGTALIELLASELTKEFGPSYSKRNLQYFRKFYLAFEDEQIVNTCVHNLNWSHFRTLLRITDENARLWYLKEACSENWSVRTLDRNISTQYYYRLLQSPKKNEVINEMLAKTAQTKKQPLELIKNPIVAEFLGFKLESSSIESDLESAILNHIRDFLMEMGKGFAFVARQQHIVTQTEDYYIDLVFYNIELKCYVIIDLKMGKITHQDVGQIDMYVRMYDDLKRKEGDNPTLGILLCSETDEDIARYSVLHDNDRLFMSKYLTFLPTKEQLKAEIERQKEIFYAQHPQKNMN, from the coding sequence ATGAGCGAAAACAAAAATGAACTAACAGAATTCGCACCGCTTGTAGAAGATATTAAAAGCGTCATTTTTACAGGCAGGGATTTAGCCTATAACGCTACAAACCGTGCCATTGTGCTCACTTACTGGAATGTGGGCAAACGCATTGTTTTGCAGGAACAAAAAGGAAATGCCCGAGCAGAATACGGCACCGCTTTAATTGAGCTTTTAGCATCTGAACTTACTAAGGAATTTGGCCCAAGTTACTCAAAGCGAAATTTGCAATATTTCCGCAAATTTTATTTAGCCTTTGAAGATGAGCAAATTGTGAACACATGTGTTCACAATTTAAATTGGTCGCACTTTAGAACTCTTTTACGTATAACAGATGAAAATGCACGCCTCTGGTATTTAAAAGAAGCTTGTTCAGAAAACTGGAGCGTGCGTACATTGGATAGAAATATTTCAACACAATATTACTACAGGCTTTTACAATCTCCAAAGAAAAATGAAGTCATAAATGAAATGCTTGCAAAAACCGCTCAAACAAAAAAACAGCCTTTGGAACTGATTAAAAATCCTATCGTTGCAGAGTTTTTAGGATTTAAACTTGAAAGTTCTAGTATAGAAAGCGACTTAGAAAGTGCAATTCTTAATCATATCCGCGATTTTTTAATGGAAATGGGCAAAGGTTTTGCATTTGTTGCCCGCCAGCAGCACATTGTAACCCAAACCGAAGATTATTACATTGACCTGGTTTTTTATAACATTGAACTTAAATGCTATGTGATAATCGATTTGAAAATGGGGAAAATCACTCATCAAGATGTAGGGCAAATTGATATGTATGTGCGTATGTATGATGACCTGAAGCGCAAAGAAGGTGACAATCCGACACTAGGAATTTTGCTTTGTTCAGAAACCGATGAAGACATAGCCCGCTATTCTGTGCTGCACGATAACGACCGCCTTTTTATGTCAAAATATCTAACATTTTTGCCGACCAAAGAACAA